In Salmo salar chromosome ssa24, Ssal_v3.1, whole genome shotgun sequence, the following proteins share a genomic window:
- the LOC106600321 gene encoding kinetochore protein NDC80 homolog has translation MEALEQDRLMVKRTEKVKLQTDLQKLQSYRSNLESFKANLENKASGLAEELEASGLQVETLKQEESRLQHILSTQKFTPADIERINWEKRELQQTINSLSKSLEQAEQHMWNEEIALAKAKETAEVKLAEYHKLARKLKLIPVSAENACGHDFEIRTSTEYGPSTMVQCRTQIQQLLRKLITDVDEECSRLTDMKLSLEESIEQVNSNISDKANDLKQLREQIRRLDEQLEQDIQDIAHEEQKWSAEMESVETHRKLLEKKVTLGYDESVEQLKAAQQQYHLVLQETNEERRTVVNNLASVLTTAANHLSIVEKFLEDQHKRVDRVYTEAFREDEVDIQKMKDIMESFITKVNSM, from the exons atggagg ctttggAGCAGGACCGATTGATGGTCAAAAGAACGGAGAAAGTCAAACTTCAGACAGACCTGCAGAAGCTGCAGAGTTATCGCAGTAACCTGGAGTCTTTCAAAGCCAACCTGGAGAACAAAGCCTCTGGATTGGCCGAGGAGCTGGAAGCATCGG GACTGCAAGTGGAGACCCTAAAACAGGAGGAGTCCCGGCTCCAACACATCTTGTCCACCCAGAAGTTCACTCCCGCAGACATTGAGAGGATCAACTGGGAGAAGAGGGAGCTGCAGCAGACCATCAACAGCCTGAGCAAGAGCCTGGAGCAGGCCGAGCAGCACATGTGGAACGAGGAAATCGCTCTGGCCAAGGCCAAGGAGACG GCCGAAGTGAAGCTGGCCGAGTACCACAAGCTTGCCCGCAAACTGAAGCTCATCCCTGTGTCTGCCGAGAACGCGTGCGGCCACGACTTTGAGATCAGGACCTCCACAGAATACGGACCGTCCACCATGGTTCAATGCAGAACACAGATTCAA CAACTACTGAGGAAACTGATCACTGATGTGGACGAGGAGTGTAGTCGACTGACAGACATGAAACTAAGCCTGGAGGAGTCCATAGAACAG gtGAATTCCAATATTTCAGATAAAGCGAATGACTTGAAACAACTGAGAGAGCAAATCCGTAGGCTCGACGAGCAGCTCGAACAAGACATACAG gacatTGCCCATGAGGAGCAGAAGTGGTCTGCTGAGATGGAGTCTGTGGAGACCCACCGCAAGCTGCTGGAGAAGAAGGTGACCCTGGGCTATGACGAGTCTGTGGAGCAGCTGAAAGCTGCACAGCAACA GTACCATCTTGTCCTGCAAGAAACCAATGAGGAGCGGCGGACTGTGGTTAACAACCTTGCCAGTGTGTTAACCACGGCTGCCAACCACCTGTCCATTGTAGAG AAGTTCTTAGAGGATCAACACAAGCGAGTAGACAGGGTGTACACAGAAGCCTTCCGAGAGGATGAGGTGGACATTCAGAAGATGAAGGACATTATGGAGAGCTTCATCACTAAAGTGAACAGCATGTAG